The following is a genomic window from Aquificota bacterium.
CAAGCGGTGGTAAAGCTATACTATCACTTTCCAAGGTATGACAACATAAAGCTTGAGGACCCGGTAGAATTGCAGGAACTAAAGGTAAAAGACTATATGAAAAAGCTCTCCGATTCTATGAAGTCCCTTAGGGTATTCCTTATACAAGGCGATGTGGCAAAGGCAAAAGAGCATGGAGACAACTTTGTGGAAAGGGCAAAGCAGCTCAACACCATGTGTACCAAATGCCACACTTCCAAAGCATCCATAGAAGCCCTTGCAGGCAAAGATTATCTTACTTCCCTTGATAACTTACAAAAGGCCTTAAGCGCACCACAGGTAAACAAGAATACGGTTTTCAAACATCTATCGGAAATAGGCCAGTATTGTTATAGATGTCACAATGTGCACCTCATACCTACCTTGGTGCAGAATGTTCTAAAGTGAGGTATCCAAAAGTAGCATAAGTAGTAATCCTACAAGAAAGGCTACTGTGGATTGTGTATGCTTGCCTTCTGAATAGGCTTCTGGGAATACCTCTTTGGCTGTTATGTATATCATGGCACCGCCACCAAAGCCAAGACCTATGGGTAAAAGGCTGTTAAAGTATTCAAAAAAGGTGTATCCAAAAATAGAGAAAAGGGCCTCAAGA
Proteins encoded in this region:
- a CDS encoding cytochrome c codes for the protein MRKALLLMSLLFGFSFSQQLIMKKPPKSLEKYYPPQSQKMEFLSNMHTMSIAFHGISLNTNEGRWDKALEWANQLKKAYEESAKMVPEWKDYYKPALAENLVKAVQSKNADAVVKASRELGQTCNKCHQENQAVVKLYYHFPRYDNIKLEDPVELQELKVKDYMKKLSDSMKSLRVFLIQGDVAKAKEHGDNFVERAKQLNTMCTKCHTSKASIEALAGKDYLTSLDNLQKALSAPQVNKNTVFKHLSEIGQYCYRCHNVHLIPTLVQNVLK